One window of the Rosa rugosa chromosome 3, drRosRugo1.1, whole genome shotgun sequence genome contains the following:
- the LOC133736851 gene encoding uncharacterized protein LOC133736851, producing the protein MPLSATVSPPTLSLFPQSQPPQQSQLHLPHNLTPFLKPKRFTPQFHCAKATRRNPNYPPGGADSFVDDPRNWSRSINSEIDRPYGFEDDDEDDEDGDDDDEEDRSLDLLVRFVQNVFKKVSKRARRAIRSVLPVAIPTKLVGFSVNGVLMLAFLWVLKAFLEVICTLGSLVFVSILLIRGIWIGVAYVQENRNHKVGNFEDEGRPWTGAQPAT; encoded by the exons ATGCCATTATCGGCGACGGTCTCACCTccgaccctctctctcttccctcaaTCACAACCACCACAGCAATCACAGCTTCATCTCCCTCACAATCTCACTCCATTTCTCAAACCCAAACGATTCACTCCCCAATTTCACTGCGCCAAAGCCACTCGACGAAACCCTAATTACCCTCcg GGCGGCGCCGATAGCTTCGTCGACGATCCTCGCAATTGGAGCCGCTCCATAAACTCCGAGATTGACCGGCCTTATGGTTTTGAGGACGATGATGAAGACGATGAAGACGGGGACGACGATGATGAGGAAGATAGGAGCTTGGATCTGTTAGTGAGGTTTGTTCAGAATGTATTTAAGAAGGTGTCGAAGCGAGCCAGGAGGGCCATCCGATCGGTTCTTCCCGTTGCAATCCCCACCAAGTTG GTGGGGTTTTCTGTTAATGGGGTGCTAATGCTGGCGTTTTTGTGGGTGTTGAAGGCATTTCTTGAG GTCATTTGCACCCTTGGTAGCCTAGTCTTTGTAAGCATCTTACTCATTCGTGGGATCTGGATTGGAGTGGCTTATGTACAAGAAAACCGCAACCATAAAGTCGGCAATTTTGAAGATGAAGGCCGCCCGTGGACTGGTGCACAGCCTGCAACCTGA
- the LOC133736850 gene encoding 1-aminocyclopropane-1-carboxylate oxidase homolog 1-like: MANTEERLRQLKAFDESKAGVKGLVDDGITKVPSIFICKPEDPSAEDIPSFCTPTGQHQFSIPVVDLGDVVAAGRPAKVIQDIRRAAESVGFFYVVNHGIPKTVLEEMLEATRRFHELPREVKAEYYTRDPKRKVKYFSSYNLYESKFAAWRDSMFCDMAPEPLDPQELPLVCRDITMEYNSQVHKLGVTLFELLSQALGLKPDHLISLDCEKEHLIASHYYPPCPEPELTIGTANHSDGTFITILLQDHIGGLQVLHENQWNDVLPLPGALIVNIGNFMQIISNDKFVSVDHRVLAKKEGPRVSVGCFFRPATSHNSSRLYEPIKELTCKENPPIYRTITTKEYYTEYYKNSINEVPVLKSLKL; the protein is encoded by the exons ATGGCCAATACTGAGGAGCGTCTGCGACAGCTAAAGGCCTTTGACGAATCCAAAGCTGGGGTCAAAGGTCTTGTCGATGATGGAATCACCAAAGTCCCGTCCATTTTCATTTGCAAGCCAGAAGATCCCTCAGCCGAGGACATCCCAAGTTTCTGTACTCCAACTGGCCAACACCAATTCAGTATTCCAGTTGTGGACCTTGGTGATGTTGTCGCTGCAGGAAGGCCTGCTAAGGTGATCCAAGATATCCGGCGGGCTGCAGAGAGTGTGGGATTCTTTTATGTGGTTAACCATGGGATACCCAAGACAGTGTTGGAGGAGATGCTCGAGGCGACGCGTAGGTTTCATGAGCTGCCAAGGGAGGTGAAGGCTGAGTACTATACTAGGGATCCCAAGAGGAAGGTCAAATACTTTAGTAGCTATAATTTGTACGAGTCAAAGTTTGCTGCTTGGAGGGACAGCATGTTTTGTGACATGGCTCCCGAGCCTCTTGATCCCCAAGAATTGCCTCTGGTTTgcag GGATATAACTATGGAGTATAATAGTCAAGTACACAAATTAGGTGTCACTTTGTTTGAATTGCTATCTCAAGCACTTGGACTCAAACCTGACCATCTTATCAGTTTGGATTGCGAAAAAGAGCATCTTATTGCTAGTCACTACTATCCTCCATGTCCTGAGCCTGAGCTCACAATTGGCACAGCCAACCACTCAGATGGCACTTTCATAACAATTCTACTTCAAGATCATATTGGTGGACTTCAGGTTTTGCATGAAAACCAGTGGAATGATGTTCTTCCTCTGCCTGGAGCTCTAATAGTCAACATTGGAAATTTTATGCAG ATAATCTCAAATGATAAGTTCGTAAGCGTTGATCATAGAGTGTTGGCAAAGAAAGAAGGTCCAAGAGTATCTGTGGGATGTTTTTTCCGACCTGCGACGTCGCATAATTCGTCGAGGCTGTACGAGCCAATTAAAGAGTTGACATGCAAAGAAAATCCACCCATTTATCGAACAATTACCACGAAAGAATATTATACAGAGTATTACAAAAACTCTATAAATGAGGTCCCTGTTCTAAAATCTTTGAAGTTGTGA
- the LOC133737056 gene encoding uncharacterized protein LOC133737056 — MGGVGVIIRDSEGSCMGGMFQHIENVYSPEQIEAVAGRIAVRSITSTYGRHYKDISEGLSSIPGAMLGHISRDGNAIAHSSCIQGGNIELPGTQTLQSCNISKGQNAHFGPKHKRFTPQFHCAKATRRNPNYPPGGADSFVDDPRNWSRSINSEIDRPYGFEDDDEDEEDGDDDDEEDRSLDLLVRFVQNVFKKVSKRARRAVRSVLPVAIPTKLVGFSVNGVLILAFLWVLKAFLEVMHSIFYVFGC, encoded by the exons ATGGGTGGTGTTGGAGTTATTATTAGAGACTCAGAAGGCTCTTGTATGGGGGGCATGTTTCAGCATATTGAAAATGTTTACTCCCCGGAACAAATAGAGGCAGTAGCAGGGAGGATAGCTGTGC GGTCCATTACTTCTACTTATGGAAGACACTATAAGGATATTAGTGAAGGGCTATCATCTATACCAGGAGCCATGCTTGGGCATATTTCTAGAGATGGGAATGCTATTGCGCATTCTTCTTGCATTCAGG GAGGTAACATCGAACTTCCGGGCACTCAGACTCTTCAAAGTTGCAATATTTCTAAAG gccaaaatgctcattttgggcccAAACACAAACGATTCACTCCCCAATTTCACTGCGCCAAAGCCACTCGACGAAACCCTAATTACCCTccg GGCGGCGCCGATAGCTTCGTTGACGATCCTCGCAACTGGAGCCGCTCCATAAACTCCGAGATTGACCGGCCCTATGGTTTCGAGGACGACGATGAAGACGAGGAAGACGGAGACGACGATGATGAGGAAGATAGGAGCTTGGATCTGTTAGTGAGGTTTGTTCAGAATGTATTTAAGAAGGTGTCGAAGCGAGCCAGGAGGGCCGTCCGATCGGTTCTTCCCGTTGCAATCCCCACCAAGTTG GTGGGGTTTTCTGTTAATGGGGTGCTAATTCTGGCGTTTTTGTGGGTGTTGAAGGCATTTCTTGAGGTAATGCATTCAATTTTCTATGTATTTGGTTGTTAA